In Salvelinus namaycush isolate Seneca chromosome 20, SaNama_1.0, whole genome shotgun sequence, the following proteins share a genomic window:
- the LOC120065402 gene encoding protein-glutamine gamma-glutamyltransferase 2-like, with the protein MAQALDIARWDLECEFNNTDHRTELNGVERLIVRRGQPFTINLHLRSGVYQPDGSALDLTVETGPQPSDQYGTQASFGLTDQIDTSRWSAAITSPPGNMVSLSICSPPDAPIGRWRLTLGQGGRVDFVLLYNPWCTGDVVYMDSEEKLREYILAQDGIIYRGGWKYPIPTPWNYGQFEDGILNACLRILDMNPKCLRNPGKDASGRRNPIYVSRVLSAMVNCNDDKGVLLGRWNDDYDGGVSPLSWKGSVEILRNWDTNACQPVRFGQCWVFAAVACSVSRALGIPCRLVTNYNSAHDTNSDLVIERYVDENGQLVQKSRDMIWNYHCWVENWMTRPDLKPGFDGWQVMDPTPQEKSEGVYCCGPIPLKAIKEGELTYKYDASFVFAEVNADVHTFMKSKDGSTKKIISSVQVGLKISTKSVGSDRREDITHLYKYPEGTDEEREAFTKANHQNKLLQQQDNAGLLIVIKVSTEMRKGCDFDVFAVITNNTSNEKKCRLVFGSRAVSYNGILGENCGFKDLLNVQLAPGEEKRVALRMNYSKYAENLTEDNLIRLAALLLDYGTQEAYLAVRNVVLVNPEIKVRILGEPKENRKLAAEITLQNPLPVPLQNCCFTVEGSNLTGGQIFTERLNSTVEPGQEAKVKIYFTPTHSGLRKLVVDFDSNKLCHVKGYRNIIIGK; encoded by the exons ATGGCTCAAG CACTGGACATTGCCCGATGGGACCTGGAGTGTGAGTTCAACAACACAGACCACCGCACGGAGCTCAACGGGGTGGAGCGCCTCATCGTGAGAAGGGGCCAGCCGTTCACCATCAACCTGCACCTCCGCTCGGGCGTCTACCAGCCTGATGGCAGCGCCCTTGACCTCACCGTAGAGACAG GTCCCCAGCCCTCTGACCAGTATGGTACACAGGCCTCCTTTGGGCTGACCGACCAAATCGACACCTCCCGCTGGAGCGCCGCCATCACCAGTCCCCCCGGGAATATGGTGTCCCTGTCCATCTGTTCCCCCCCGGACGCGCCCATCGGACGCTGGCGCCTGACCCTGGGTCAGGGGGGCAGGGTGGACTTTGTGCTGCTCTATAACCCCTGGTGCACCG gtGATGTGGTGTACATGGACAGTGAGGAGAAACTGAGGGAGTACATCTTGGCTCAAGATGGTATCATCTACCGAGGCGGCTGGAAATACCCCATCCCTACACCTTGGAACTATGGCCAG TTTGAGGATGGGATCCTGAATGCCTGTCTGAGAATCCTGGATATGAACCCGAAGTGCCTGCGTAACCCTGGGAAAGACGCTTCAGGGAGGAGAAACCCAATCTATGTGTCCAGAGTCCTCAGTGCCATG GTGAACTGCAATGACGACAAGGGAGTCTTGCTGGGCAGGTGGAATGATGACTATGACGGCGGGGTGAGCCCTCTGTCATGGAAGGGTAGTGTGGAGATCCTCCGGAACTGGGACACAAATGCCTGTCAGCCTGTGCGCTTTGGCCAATGCTGGGTGTTTGCAGCAGTGGCCTGCTCAG TTTCACGAGCCCTGGGCATCCCTTGTCGACTGGTCACCAACTACAATTCAGCCCACGACACCAACAGTGACCTGGTGATAGAGCGCTACGTGGATGAGAACGGACAACTTGTTCAGAAGTCCAGAGACATGATATG GAACTACCACTGCTGGGTCGAGAACTGGATGACCAGACCTGACCTCAAACCAGGTTTTGATGGCTGGCAGGTCATGGACCCCACTCCACAGGAGAAGAGTGAAG GGGTTTACTGCTGTGGCCCTATCCCACTGAAAGCCATCAAGGAGGGCGAGCTCACCTATAAATATGACGCCTCATTTGTTTTTGCGGAGGTCAATGCTGACGTGCACACCTTTATGAAGAGCAAAGATGGCAGCACGAAGAAGATCATCAGCTCCGTCCAAGTGGGGCTGAAGATCAGCACTAAGAGCGTGggcagtgataggagagaggACATTACACACCTGTACAAGTACCCTGAGG GTACTGACGAGGAAAGGGAGGCCTTTACAAAAGCCAACCACCAGAACAAACTACTGCAGCAGCAAGACAATGCTGGCCTGCTTATCGTCATCAAGGTTTCCACGGAGATGAGAAAGGGCTGTGACTTTGACGTGTTTGCCGTGATTACAAACAACACGTCCAATGAGAAGAAGTGCCGTCTGGTGTTCGGCTCCAGAGCTGTGTCCTACAACGGCATTCTGGGAGAGAACTGTGGGTTCAAAGACCTGCTCAACGTACAGTTGGCACCTGGAGAAG AAAAGCGGGTTGCTCTTAGGATGAACTACTCCAAGTATGCAGAGAACCTCACTGAGGACAACCTGATCCGGCTGGCGGCTCTGCTCCTAGACTACGGTACCCAAGAGGCTTACCTCGCTGTGAGGAACGTCGTACTGGTTAACCCCGAGATCAAAGTCAGG ATCCTTGGGGAACCCAAAGAGAACCGCAAGCTGGCGGCTGAGATCACTCTGCAGAACCCTCTCCCAGTACCGCTGCAGAACTGCTGCTTCACCGTGGAGGGGTCCAATCTCACTGGAGGACAGATCTTCACTGAAAG ACTTAACTCCACGGTGGAACCTGGGCAGGAAGCCAAGGTCAAAATCTACTTCACGCCCACCCACTCGGGCCTAAGGAAACTGGTGGTCGACTTCGATAGCAATAAGTTGTGTCACGTCAAGGGCTACAGGAACATCATCATCGGAAAATAG